The stretch of DNA cgGCCACAAACTCAGAGATCCTCCTGGGATCGACAAGTGCCACAGAAAAGCTTGAGGCACATTGTTCTGCTATCAAACCTCCACTGTGTCAAGTTCTTCATGCTCACCTCGCATCCGAAGACTCCGGATAGGACGGCCGCGGAAGCTGGCCGCCATGTTTCTAGGAACATACACAACACCGGAAACTTCGCTGATTCTCGCGAGGAAACAAAGACCTAAgatgaggagggaggagggaggaaggagggagggaggagggaggagggaggagggatttgggaggaaggaaggagggaggagggagggaggggtaATGGGTGCAGGTCACAGTTGTTGGGGTGTCTTCACATGTTGGGGTACATGGAAATGAACATGTGCCGAAAAAGCTCTTCAGTCAGAAAATGTACTACTAATTACAACAAATGTTGTAAAGCAAAAAGCAATCATAAATAGTACATTTAGAAGCTTTTGGTAGAAgtaagtaatgttttttttgtgtatagcacctttcacagagagtgaagtcacaaagtgcttcacaaaattacaatagaaatacaaaatacatttacagtcacaaaacatgatggtcataaaacaacccttAATCCACTGGAATTAAAAAcgctttctgaaacaaataggttttcagtttgctcttaaaggtgcaatatgtagaatatttaaatatgtcttaaatacctaaaataaaaaattcgagtgttaagaaacatgtctttagctgtcatgccatatgtgatttttttagactacatagttttatatacattaataaatattgccggTCCGGCAGACCTGTAGTACCTATTTTCTACCTGTGTTAGGCCTTGTGTTTCaagaattgaattaatttacctaaaaaaaaatgaagggcTTTCTTTTTCCATCCTTGGACCTAAATAAGGAGCAGGCAGAGCCTCTCAGGCCCATACAGGTATCAGCTGAACCTCCTGATTGAATTATTCAATTGTCCGCAAGCTGTCAGTTGAACAGATTCACTTTCTGTAGAGTAAATAAAGTATGATTATGTTCACTGCTCTACACTTATCTGTACAACTAAAGAACAGTCAGTACCTGTAACTATAACGGGCAGCATgatgcacatacagtatgttaatCATTGTCCTCCTGCTGAATTACCTTTTCATCCATGAGCGGATCCACTGAGGTGTTGTAGTTAAGGAGGCACCCTAAAACAAAGCCCTGCCACCCCAATTGGTAATTTTACCCGCATACACCCCAAGTCTCGCGGTAGTTCTGGGTGTCTCACATATTAACAGCATCCCCCAAATCATTCCCAGGCAGCCCAGTCTTTGCTTAAAGTGCCAGATTTTTGAATGGGCTATAGTGAGACCTTCAGCATGACATAAATGTTcacgtaaaaataaaataaataaatttaaaaaaaaaagccactctATACAAATAAAGCCTTCAAAATAATTACATAGGACTTGACAAAATGTAGGGGAAGtcccaaattattttttttgtagataATTTGCCATTATAGGCAACACAAATAGTGAACTACATGTTTTTGAGAGAAATAATGACTGTCAGTCACAGGGCTTCTTGTGTATGCAGATGGGATTTAGATGTCTGCTAAAACAATATTTCTTCCATAAGTAAGAGCAGCTTGGTAAAATAAAACTGAGTCAGCATAGCGTCCatttccaaaacaaaaaaagtccaCCTGAATACAGGAAGTCATATTTTACATGTACAAAACACCTACATTTCTTCTTTGCATTTTTACCCTGATGACAGTGTTTTGCCATCATGCAAACACAGTTCATCAGGTATTTCACCATCTAGTCTGCCTTTGACATCATTTAGTCTCATTAGTACCAGCTCAAACTGGTGTTAAATGCTTATAAATCCATGGGTATAAGGTTTTCTAACAGGAAGAAACTGCCATCTGTGCTCCTGTTAATCACATCTATAACAGGTGTTTTATGAAGTTTGTGGACTCTCACAAATACTTGGGTCTCTACCTTGATGTGTCTCACTTTTAAGCCCCACACTTCAAAGATAGACTGAACTGGTCACAACATGGAGGCTTTTGAATTGGTACGCCTTCATCTACAAATCAGTCTTTGGACTTCTGCCATTATTCATCTTCCTATGAcacatcatattttttttaaatctttctaAGGTAACTGAAAGAAATTGAACTGATGCAATTTGTATGTGGGAactttatgtatatgtatgaaTAATGTAGGAAATCAGACAAGTGTAGCAGAGGAGTACAgttaattttaatgtaatactttacacaaaaaacagcctTTTCTTGATTCCAGGCTATTATAACCTCTTATATCATAGAAGCTGCAGAAATAATAGCATCAATGTCCTGTATGGCTTTTGAAGTCCTTTGAAGAGCTTCAGCGATGCATTTCTCATCTAGTTGGTCTTCAGTGGCATCTGTAGGAGTACCTTCTAACTCTGCAAGTTCTTTCTCTCTGGAGCCCTGGAGTTGGCTGTATTCCATCAGAACTGGGTACAATAAgttaaagattaaattaaatagatagatagatagatagatagatagatagatagatagatagatactttattcatctccaagagaaattcacagttccagcagcttacaggtatgggaacacaggggcatgcagggaaagtacaatgtaaaaatttaaaaattttaattaacaaccaattaaataaatgttgagCAGTAAAGACGCACACCGTGGCTTGATAGTATGCTACAAGTCTGTGTGAATGGCATTGGTCTCTCAAACATAGGCAAAGTACTGAAGGATACTGTTAAAGCGTTTCATTTTCTCCAGTTCTGCAGCAACAAGATCTGACctaaaaaaaatgcaggatGAAAGTGTTaacatgtgaacaaaaaatggcaaagtGATTACAAGATAAAACTCACCTccaatctgctgtttgtttgaCATTCACATCTTGCTCATCAATCACAGCATGGGAAGGTTTCTCTTCACAAACTACTGGTTTGAAAAAATGCCTCTCCTAATAATAAATTGGCAGTACATTACCAGTTAAAATTCTTAGATGCTGCAAAAATATTTTAGCTGAAGTGCAAACGCATTGTTTGACCTTTTGCAAGCAACTTGGCATGACAGAGAACTTCAACAATTGCAGGGCTTGGATGTATCCAGCAATGAGCCTGTAAAAATAGTAACGCAATCGTAAACAACATGAAATATTTTGAGACATTTAAGAAATAAGACCCATGATGTTGCTTTTGCTTACCTACTTGCACGAGTAACAGTAGAGCTCACTAAATAGACTTGTCCGAGTACATCAGGGGGCAGGCTGCTTACATGGTAAGTCACCTCTTTCCTCTGTAAACGAAACACATTTTTGGATTTAAAACACTTCTCCAATGACATATACTTATATTCCTGTGGTTAAATATATAAGTTTACCTTCTTCCTTCGAAGGTCATATTTGTAGTGGGTAAAATAGCCGTTAAGGACAGCATTAGACCTGATGACTGATTCATCTCCTGGAGAAACTTCTATAACTGGGTCAGTGCCATTCAGAATCCTTTGCAGCACACATGAAGATTAACACATTAGCATCGTAGATCATTGTGTCTCCCCCCAATAAAATACCTGCTATTTTTCtaaaagggatcctccacagtttttgcaaatgtggcctaaaacctttgaaatgtccttctatgatctatgtctaacaaaatgcattattttgcaccaaattcgttttattaacttttaaaaatgtgactagTTTACTGTTTGAgagcctgtgcgccgccatgttgaaatgacgtcattgatgacgccaATCACCCCTTTCAggccattgagttctataggaagcattcaggatcatttagcagcttttttagtcaaaatgacaacttgggctgctttgggttgctttaaaaatcagtaaaagttaaaaaaaagttcctgtaaacctcttttttttaaccaaaatttGGAACAAAATCCGTGtagacggcatgaagaagagaagatcACTTTAATGCAAGTTTTATTGACTTATTGCACACTTCATAGCTGTGGTCAGAATTAACCAGTCAGATAACGAGTCATGTTACATAGTTCTTGCTTCACTGTTTGAAGGGAATTAATCATTCCAAATTAGCTGTTTACAAAAAATGTATCTTCTATATGTCTTATACTATAGTAATATAATGTTACCGCTAACTATAGATAGTTTTATTAAGGAGAAGAGAGCCATTATTAATTTGCAACATTAGTTGTGTCACAATCCCAAGAGGGACATTAGACTAGATATATaatgaagcatggtggtggcagcatcatgaaCCAGggtcttaaaaataaaatgatcagttcaaaaacaacactgtcaAGCTCCAGTTacaaaatgaacttgatttACGTGACGCTTTATTTATTACAATAACAGCACACTCACCCATTCACGtgtgggacagagctgccatgcaaggcactaacCTATCATTGGGAGCCAGACCAGAAGACAGCCCCTCTACCACTCGAGCTACGCTCACCAACGACAAAACATCCAAAGACATAAtcaaaaagcaaacaaatacACCACAAGAAAGTTTAGAATTAATTGGTTTTCTGGCCAAGATTTGAACACATGCTCAGAAAACACTGTTACGCATTAGaaagtattaaaaataatagtagAAATTGCTGcttcctgtaatttttttttgaaaagtgctatataaaactgatgcattattattataaataagaAGCTTTACCAAAAACCATTACTGAGTCATGACGGTCCATGCAGACAGTGATTGGAAAATAATATGCCTCAACAAAGTTGGATCCTGTGAATATGTGCAAatggttgattatttttatttggttgAATTAGACACACTATAACTAAAAAACAATATCACTATACTGACAAGTAGAAATCATCTTGGTCTTAATTGACAATTTGACAAGACTGGTACATCTACATAAACAATAATGAGACCATGGTTGGACAGAATAACATTTACGGTGCAAACTGGTTCTTAAGTCACCCTAACATATAATAGATTATTggatatatataatttattataaataatctaTCCGAGGCATTTTATTGTCGTAGACAGATATGTACTCACCTGTAAATGATGCCTTGACACCACATCACCTTTAGAAGATCTGTTGGCAGATCTGAGTCCTCATCTGTGGCCAAAGGATCTTTAAATTTCCACCTTAAATACATGCACATGAATGCCACACTGATTCAATAGATGTTGTGCTAATACGATATATTTGACTCTGCATACCTGTGCAAATGAGGTGAAGGACATGTGAGAGGCAAAGCCTGAGGAAGCAGGGACCTCCTCGCTTCACTAGAGATGTCTGGCTTGTGTGCTTTGCTGGTTGTCTCTGCTCCATCTTCAGCATCAGAGACATGAGCTGTCCAGTAATAGCGAGCCAAGGAGAGCGGATACACCCACATAGAGGGCACTGTATAGCACGAGTGATGCTGGACTACTGTGGTAGACTGATACATCTATTCAGGTCGAGGACACAAGAAAACAGAATTAATCATCAAAGCTGATGGATGTTATAGATCTTTTGGAAGAGCACTACCTTGGGCTGTGTGCAGATATTTGTTGAAGAACAACTCATTGATTGTGTCAACTCTTTGCCTCCGTTAGGAGTATGTTCGGTTTGATCACCTTTTAAACCCCCCGAACTTCCATAAGTATCTCGGTAGGACTGGTTCTGACTCAGGTTACACATGAACTCAACAGAGAAGTCCTCTCCTGAGGACGCCAGCATCAGGGTGGCTTCTCCTCCTTTTGACCTTACGATGATCTCACCTCCAGGTCCAAGCTCAGCCTCGGAAAGTGACCAGTCAGGCCAATACACATTAGAGTCAATCCTGAAAAAGGGCTGCAGGAGTGAAAAACAGATTTTGAAGACAATATAGATATCTTTAAAAGTACAAATGTTATTGTATTGTACGAAAGTAGTTATTGTACCTTCTTGCTTTCAGCAGAAATGAGCTCCTCCGGCAGGTATGGCTGACTGGCATATTTATTTCTGAAGGCAAGGGCAGCTACTAACAGTTCCTGTAAGAAGATGGGTATAAAGATGTTGATCAGACTATGTTTTCCTCTTCAATGAACGTTTAACATTTAAAGTGCTATACAATAACTCTGCAACAAAAGAAACCTGAGATATATCCAAAACCAACATCTCAGGTATTATAATATCTGTGGTGTgacttttaaattatatttatcctattgatcctttattctctatctattctttatttatccctcatcctttatatttatcaatattattattattattgttgctgggttgttcttttttttttgttgttgtttgttttgtgcaccaactaccaagacaaattccttgtactgtccttaaaactgtacatggccattaaaaacatttctgattctgattctgaaaaagtAGATGATAAACTTGTGATAATACGGCTTCATCCATATCGTCTCCAGGAGAATAATTTGTCTGATCTAACGTGTCACAGTATGAGAATCCTACGTGGAGGACCTGAGTACCAGCCCTGGTGATGCTCTTTATCGATTTGAGTTTCACTTTTGATCGTGTTTTGATGTCATTTACTTATCTTGTTCCGTTTTAGAGAAACGTTATTAATCCCGGATGGAGAAACTCATTTGCCTCCAAGTTGTGCGGTTCACACATCTGCTCTGTCTACATGTTTCTCTTGtctcatcagtgtgtgtgtgtgtgtgtgtgtgtgtgtgtgtgtgtgtgtgtgtgtgtgtactgtgagTGATTACTGGTAGGCTTCCTCCTGTGTGGCACTCAGCTGTGCTTCATTTCCTACATaccctccctcactatttagctgagtgttagGACACTGAATGGTTGTTGGTTCATTGTCTTCTGTTTCCCCAATAATTATTGTCCCCTGGTTTGTCAGCCAGTTTGTATCTTTGTTTTGGACTTAGTAGTTTCAGTTTAATTATTAAATGGACTTATATTTAAATCTAGTCCTGCCTGCAATCTCTGCATGTGTGTCCTCCAACATTTCTCtgacacaaaacacataaatataACATTAACCTATGAATATTTGCCCTGGTATTTGTGGGCATGGTTTCTGTCCAGTCTTGATCAAGGTTTAACAAACATAACTTGATGGGACAACCTTGAGCTATGTTTGTGGAATGGCTTTTTTAAGGTAGGGAAAGACACAGTACCTTAGTCAGGGAGATCAACAAGTACCAGCTAAGACAGAACGTGAAAATTAAAGACTTCACAAAGCCATTGTAGAGAAATTGTATTGCTAGTGTAGGATAGAATAACTATTAACGACACACATGGACTATGCcaattaatttagttttaataaataacttcCCATTTGTATTGatgagttttaaaaatatattttgcaaTCATAATCCATTTTAGATTAACTCCTAAAAAGCATAGTTAATCAATGTATTGTTTGTACTGATTAAGGTAATGGCTAATATTCAGTTTGATCTACATTTCATTTGAACagaaatgttgttttatttgtccACCTCTCCTCAGTCTACTTATCTAAAGTGGACGTTCTGTCCTAAAAACACAGCCGCTATCTATGACAAACAAATCCAGCAAACAGTCAGAAGAAAGgattagaaaaacacacatacaggaATTCT from Gouania willdenowi chromosome 9, fGouWil2.1, whole genome shotgun sequence encodes:
- the c9h5orf34 gene encoding uncharacterized protein C5orf34 homolog isoform X2 yields the protein METRAAVSTMVMYEDESLEVHYVDGAQLQLSPCGCEFLLLKAAESRTHSRQAMGRVRQRTRFTISEYKELLVAALAFRNKYASQPYLPEELISAESKKPFFRIDSNVYWPDWSLSEAELGPGGEIIVRSKGGEATLMLASSGEDFSVEFMCNLSQNQSYRDTYGSSGGLKGDQTEHTPNGGKELTQSMSCSSTNICTQPKMYQSTTVVQHHSCYTVPSMWVYPLSLARYYWTAHVSDAEDGAETTSKAHKPDISSEARRSLLPQALPLTCPSPHLHRWKFKDPLATDEDSDLPTDLLKVMWCQGIIYSSSGRGAVFWSGSQ
- the c9h5orf34 gene encoding uncharacterized protein C5orf34 homolog isoform X1, with product METRAAVSTMVMYEDESLEVHYVDGAQLQLSPCGCEFLLLKAAESRTHSRQAMGRVRQRTRFTISEYKELLVAALAFRNKYASQPYLPEELISAESKKPFFRIDSNVYWPDWSLSEAELGPGGEIIVRSKGGEATLMLASSGEDFSVEFMCNLSQNQSYRDTYGSSGGLKGDQTEHTPNGGKELTQSMSCSSTNICTQPKMYQSTTVVQHHSCYTVPSMWVYPLSLARYYWTAHVSDAEDGAETTSKAHKPDISSEARRSLLPQALPLTCPSPHLHRWKFKDPLATDEDSDLPTDLLKVMWCQGIIYRILNGTDPVIEVSPGDESVIRSNAVLNGYFTHYKYDLRRKKRKEVTYHVSSLPPDVLGQVYLVSSTVTRASSLLDTSKPCNC